A genomic segment from Salvia splendens isolate huo1 chromosome 13, SspV2, whole genome shotgun sequence encodes:
- the LOC121761173 gene encoding F-box protein At5g06550-like isoform X1, with amino-acid sequence MLSSKNLWVKARSKKSKKSRVTHSKRPNSAAKKQKLEFKRQATGVAPPPHSLTEEEEFEQTEEGKFSLKNSAQSHSHGVQPLGNLYFSSSPTNSRNTGLGNLQILTDELLLEILAFLSGTQLGVLSTVSKSFYVFCNQEPLWRNLVLDTYQNGFLYKGTWKNTFVSSYKSSFKIVSSGVRVRDFYSDYLFQSWLCANLEMKPEWIERDNIVRRRGISVDEFILSFEEPNKPVLLEGCLEKWPAMEKWDREYLVEVCGDEQFLVGPVQMKLGDYFRYSDQVKEERPLYLFDPKFAEKVPQLGMDYGVPEYFSEDLFSVLGSERPDYRWIIIGPAGSGSSFHIDPNSTSAWNAVVRGSKKWVLFPPDVVPPGVHPSPDGAEVACPVSIIEWFMNFYSATKSWEKRTIECVCKAGEVIFVPNGWWHLVINLEDSVAITQNFASGRNLLNVLDFLKRPNASSLVSGTRDRVNLHDKFRNAIDAALPGTIDDLKVKAEEKEKQAKKVSFWETVTDSKLFILQMYRARARARVMMTDRA; translated from the exons ATGCTGAGCTCCAAAAATTTATGGGTCAAGGCTAGATCGAAGAAATCGAAAAAATCCCGCGTAACCCATTCCAAGAGGCCGAATTCAGCCGCAAAGAAACAAAAACTTGAATTCAAAAGGCAAGCTACAGGCGTGGCACCGCCGCCGCATTCATTAACGGAAGAGGAAGAATTCGAGCAAACTGAAGAAGGTAAATTCAGCTTGAAAAACTCGGCTCAATCCCACTCTCACGGCGTCCAACCGTTGGGCAACCTCTACTTCAGCTCTTCGCCCACCAATTCAAGGAACACGGGCCTCGGCAATCTCCAAATCCTCACAGATGAGCTCCTTCTCGAGATTCTTGCATTTCTCAGCGGGACCCAATTGGGGGTTTTATCAACTGTGAGCAAATCTTTCTATGTTTTCTGCAATCAAGAGCCTCTTTGGAGGAATCTCGTACTGGATACTTATCAAAATGGGTTCTTGTATAAAGGGACTTGGAAAAACACTTTTGTTAGTTCTTATAAAAGCTCGTTCAAGATTGTTAGCAGTGGGGTTAGAGTTAGGGATTTTTATTCTGATTACTTGTTTCAGAGCTGGCTCTGTGCTAATCTTGAGATGAAACCTGAGTGGATTGAGAGGGATAACATAGTGAGGAGAAGGGGAATTTCTGTTGATGAGTTTATACTGAGCTTTGAGGAGCCGAATAAGCCAGTGTTGTTGGAAGGCTGTCTGGAGAAATGGCCTGCAATGGAGAAATGGGACAGGGAGTATCTGGTTGAAGTTTGTGGTGATGAACAGTTCTTGGTTGGGCCAGTGCAGATGAAGCTCGGGGACTACTTTAGATACTCGGATCAAGTGAAAGAGGAACGGCCGTTGTATCTTTTCGACCCTAAGTTTGCTGAGAAAGTTCCTCAGTTGGGGATGGATTATGGGGTACCTGAATATTTCAGTGAGGATCTTTTTAGTGTTTTGGGAAGTGAGAGACCGGACTATAGATGGATTATTATTGGGCCGGCAGGTTCTGGATCGTCTTTCCACATTGATCCTAACTCGACCTCTGCTTGGAATGCGGTGGTGAGAGGTTCCAAGAAGTGGGTGCTGTTTCCTCCTGATGTGGTGCCGCCTGGGGTGCATCCGAGCCCAGATGGTGCAGAGGTTGCTTGTCCTGTTTCCATAATTGAGTGGTTTATGAACTTCTACAGTGCCACGAAAAGTTGGGAGAAGAGGACCATTGAATGCGTTTGTAAAGCAGGGGAAGTCATATTTGTGCCTAACGGATGGTGGCATCTGGTTATTAATCTCGAAGATTCTGTTGCCATCACGCAAAATTTTGCTAGCGG GAGGAATTTGTTGAACGTTTTGGATTTTCTAAAGAGGCCTAATGCAAGCAGTCTTGTGTCGGGAACGAGAGATAGAGTCAATCTTCATGACAAATTTAGGAATGCTATCGACGCAGCTCTACCCGGAACGATAGATGATCTGAAAGTGAAAGCAGAGGAGAAAGAAAAGCAGGCCAAGAAGGTGTCTTTCTGGGAGACTGTTACTGATTCCAAG CTGTTCATCTTACAAATGTATAGAGCTCGAGCTCGAGCTCGAGTAATGATGACGGATCGAGCTTGA
- the LOC121761173 gene encoding F-box protein At5g06550-like isoform X2: protein MLSSKNLWVKARSKKSKKSRVTHSKRPNSAAKKQKLEFKRQATGVAPPPHSLTEEEEFEQTEEGKFSLKNSAQSHSHGVQPLGNLYFSSSPTNSRNTGLGNLQILTDELLLEILAFLSGTQLGVLSTVSKSFYVFCNQEPLWRNLVLDTYQNGFLYKGTWKNTFVSSYKSSFKIVSSGVRVRDFYSDYLFQSWLCANLEMKPEWIERDNIVRRRGISVDEFILSFEEPNKPVLLEGCLEKWPAMEKWDREYLVEVCGDEQFLVGPVQMKLGDYFRYSDQVKEERPLYLFDPKFAEKVPQLGMDYGVPEYFSEDLFSVLGSERPDYRWIIIGPAGSGSSFHIDPNSTSAWNAVVRGSKKWVLFPPDVVPPGVHPSPDGAEVACPVSIIEWFMNFYSATKSWEKRTIECVCKAGEVIFVPNGWWHLVINLEDSVAITQNFASGRNLLNVLDFLKRPNASSLVSGTRDRVNLHDKFRNAIDAALPGTIDDLKVKAEEKEKQAKKVSFWETVTDSKSSSSSSSNDDGSSLSSI, encoded by the exons ATGCTGAGCTCCAAAAATTTATGGGTCAAGGCTAGATCGAAGAAATCGAAAAAATCCCGCGTAACCCATTCCAAGAGGCCGAATTCAGCCGCAAAGAAACAAAAACTTGAATTCAAAAGGCAAGCTACAGGCGTGGCACCGCCGCCGCATTCATTAACGGAAGAGGAAGAATTCGAGCAAACTGAAGAAGGTAAATTCAGCTTGAAAAACTCGGCTCAATCCCACTCTCACGGCGTCCAACCGTTGGGCAACCTCTACTTCAGCTCTTCGCCCACCAATTCAAGGAACACGGGCCTCGGCAATCTCCAAATCCTCACAGATGAGCTCCTTCTCGAGATTCTTGCATTTCTCAGCGGGACCCAATTGGGGGTTTTATCAACTGTGAGCAAATCTTTCTATGTTTTCTGCAATCAAGAGCCTCTTTGGAGGAATCTCGTACTGGATACTTATCAAAATGGGTTCTTGTATAAAGGGACTTGGAAAAACACTTTTGTTAGTTCTTATAAAAGCTCGTTCAAGATTGTTAGCAGTGGGGTTAGAGTTAGGGATTTTTATTCTGATTACTTGTTTCAGAGCTGGCTCTGTGCTAATCTTGAGATGAAACCTGAGTGGATTGAGAGGGATAACATAGTGAGGAGAAGGGGAATTTCTGTTGATGAGTTTATACTGAGCTTTGAGGAGCCGAATAAGCCAGTGTTGTTGGAAGGCTGTCTGGAGAAATGGCCTGCAATGGAGAAATGGGACAGGGAGTATCTGGTTGAAGTTTGTGGTGATGAACAGTTCTTGGTTGGGCCAGTGCAGATGAAGCTCGGGGACTACTTTAGATACTCGGATCAAGTGAAAGAGGAACGGCCGTTGTATCTTTTCGACCCTAAGTTTGCTGAGAAAGTTCCTCAGTTGGGGATGGATTATGGGGTACCTGAATATTTCAGTGAGGATCTTTTTAGTGTTTTGGGAAGTGAGAGACCGGACTATAGATGGATTATTATTGGGCCGGCAGGTTCTGGATCGTCTTTCCACATTGATCCTAACTCGACCTCTGCTTGGAATGCGGTGGTGAGAGGTTCCAAGAAGTGGGTGCTGTTTCCTCCTGATGTGGTGCCGCCTGGGGTGCATCCGAGCCCAGATGGTGCAGAGGTTGCTTGTCCTGTTTCCATAATTGAGTGGTTTATGAACTTCTACAGTGCCACGAAAAGTTGGGAGAAGAGGACCATTGAATGCGTTTGTAAAGCAGGGGAAGTCATATTTGTGCCTAACGGATGGTGGCATCTGGTTATTAATCTCGAAGATTCTGTTGCCATCACGCAAAATTTTGCTAGCGG GAGGAATTTGTTGAACGTTTTGGATTTTCTAAAGAGGCCTAATGCAAGCAGTCTTGTGTCGGGAACGAGAGATAGAGTCAATCTTCATGACAAATTTAGGAATGCTATCGACGCAGCTCTACCCGGAACGATAGATGATCTGAAAGTGAAAGCAGAGGAGAAAGAAAAGCAGGCCAAGAAGGTGTCTTTCTGGGAGACTGTTACTGATTCCAAG AGCTCGAGCTCGAGCTCGAGTAATGATGACGGATCGAGCTTGAGCTCGATTTGA
- the LOC121760796 gene encoding uncharacterized protein LOC121760796, with translation MTREKQVATLRPSSSSVRLLAEVVGGTTAECAAVCCCCPCGLMNLLVLATCKVPVGLCRKALRRNRRRRLLKKGLLPSAKCTSDDKDFQIHPAPSSAEVMELDKEMFDQFYSGGFWRS, from the coding sequence ATGACGAGGGAGAAGCAGGTCGCCACTCTGCGTCCCTCGTCGTCATCGGTGAGGCTGCTGGCAGAGGTCGTGGGCGGCACCACAGCAGAGTGCGCGGCGGTGTGCTGCTGCTGCCCCTGCGGCCTCATGAACCTTCTCGTGCTCGCCACGTGCAAGGTGCCAGTGGGGCTCTGCCGGAAGGCGCTGAGGCGGAATCGCCGCCGCAGGCTGTTGAAGAAGGGACTGCTGCCGTCGGCCAAGTGCACATCCGACGACAAGGACTTCCAGATTCACCCCGCGCCGTCGAGCGCGGAGGTGATGGAGCTCGATAAGGAGATGTTCGATCAGTTCTATAGCGGCGGATTTTGGAGGAGCTGA
- the LOC121761173 gene encoding F-box protein At5g06550-like isoform X3: MLSSKNLWVKARSKKSKKSRVTHSKRPNSAAKKQKLEFKRQATGVAPPPHSLTEEEEFEQTEEGKFSLKNSAQSHSHGVQPLGNLYFSSSPTNSRNTGLGNLQILTDELLLEILAFLSGTQLGVLSTVSKSFYVFCNQEPLWRNLVLDTYQNGFLYKGTWKNTFVSSYKSSFKIVSSGVRVRDFYSDYLFQSWLCANLEMKPEWIERDNIVRRRGISVDEFILSFEEPNKPVLLEGCLEKWPAMEKWDREYLVEVCGDEQFLVGPVQMKLGDYFRYSDQVKEERPLYLFDPKFAEKVPQLGMDYGVPEYFSEDLFSVLGSERPDYRWIIIGPAGSGSSFHIDPNSTSAWNAVVRGSKKWVLFPPDVVPPGVHPSPDGAEVACPVSIIEWFMNFYSATKSWEKRTIECVCKAGEVIFVPNGWWHLVINLEDSVAITQNFASGRNLLNVLDFLKRPNASSLVSGTRDRVNLHDKFRNAIDAALPGTIDDLKVKAEEKEKQAKKVSFWETVTDSKLFILQMYRARAR; this comes from the exons ATGCTGAGCTCCAAAAATTTATGGGTCAAGGCTAGATCGAAGAAATCGAAAAAATCCCGCGTAACCCATTCCAAGAGGCCGAATTCAGCCGCAAAGAAACAAAAACTTGAATTCAAAAGGCAAGCTACAGGCGTGGCACCGCCGCCGCATTCATTAACGGAAGAGGAAGAATTCGAGCAAACTGAAGAAGGTAAATTCAGCTTGAAAAACTCGGCTCAATCCCACTCTCACGGCGTCCAACCGTTGGGCAACCTCTACTTCAGCTCTTCGCCCACCAATTCAAGGAACACGGGCCTCGGCAATCTCCAAATCCTCACAGATGAGCTCCTTCTCGAGATTCTTGCATTTCTCAGCGGGACCCAATTGGGGGTTTTATCAACTGTGAGCAAATCTTTCTATGTTTTCTGCAATCAAGAGCCTCTTTGGAGGAATCTCGTACTGGATACTTATCAAAATGGGTTCTTGTATAAAGGGACTTGGAAAAACACTTTTGTTAGTTCTTATAAAAGCTCGTTCAAGATTGTTAGCAGTGGGGTTAGAGTTAGGGATTTTTATTCTGATTACTTGTTTCAGAGCTGGCTCTGTGCTAATCTTGAGATGAAACCTGAGTGGATTGAGAGGGATAACATAGTGAGGAGAAGGGGAATTTCTGTTGATGAGTTTATACTGAGCTTTGAGGAGCCGAATAAGCCAGTGTTGTTGGAAGGCTGTCTGGAGAAATGGCCTGCAATGGAGAAATGGGACAGGGAGTATCTGGTTGAAGTTTGTGGTGATGAACAGTTCTTGGTTGGGCCAGTGCAGATGAAGCTCGGGGACTACTTTAGATACTCGGATCAAGTGAAAGAGGAACGGCCGTTGTATCTTTTCGACCCTAAGTTTGCTGAGAAAGTTCCTCAGTTGGGGATGGATTATGGGGTACCTGAATATTTCAGTGAGGATCTTTTTAGTGTTTTGGGAAGTGAGAGACCGGACTATAGATGGATTATTATTGGGCCGGCAGGTTCTGGATCGTCTTTCCACATTGATCCTAACTCGACCTCTGCTTGGAATGCGGTGGTGAGAGGTTCCAAGAAGTGGGTGCTGTTTCCTCCTGATGTGGTGCCGCCTGGGGTGCATCCGAGCCCAGATGGTGCAGAGGTTGCTTGTCCTGTTTCCATAATTGAGTGGTTTATGAACTTCTACAGTGCCACGAAAAGTTGGGAGAAGAGGACCATTGAATGCGTTTGTAAAGCAGGGGAAGTCATATTTGTGCCTAACGGATGGTGGCATCTGGTTATTAATCTCGAAGATTCTGTTGCCATCACGCAAAATTTTGCTAGCGG GAGGAATTTGTTGAACGTTTTGGATTTTCTAAAGAGGCCTAATGCAAGCAGTCTTGTGTCGGGAACGAGAGATAGAGTCAATCTTCATGACAAATTTAGGAATGCTATCGACGCAGCTCTACCCGGAACGATAGATGATCTGAAAGTGAAAGCAGAGGAGAAAGAAAAGCAGGCCAAGAAGGTGTCTTTCTGGGAGACTGTTACTGATTCCAAG CTGTTCATCTTACAAATGTATAGAGCTC GAGCTCGTTAA
- the LOC121760318 gene encoding ABC transporter G family member 22-like: MDKMNNSTTSLIRTKSDQLVETIAAALGAIKSPVSSGGDAAADGSGNLSRMSSRRLAAASPGRGSGSVGRNTHIRKSRSAQMKFDVDDLNSGAALSRASSASLGFSFSFTGFTVPADEIADSKPFSDDEIAEDLEAGRQKKRLQTEPTMPIYLKFTDVTYKVILKGITSTVEKDILYGINGCIAPGEVLALMGPSGSGKTSLLSLLGGRVREPAHGGSITYNDQPYSKSLKCRIGFVTQDDVLFPHLTVRETLTYAARLRLPKTLTKEEKDQRASDVIYELGLESCQDTMIGGSFVRGVSGGERKRVCIGNEIIINPSLLFLDEPTSGLDSTTALRIVDTLHDIAEAGKTVVTTIHQPSSRLFLKFDKLILLGKGSLLYFGKVSEAMVYFSSIGCSPLIAMNPAEFMLDLANGNVTDISVPSELEDKVQMGNSTTETKSGKPAPAVVHEYLVEAYETRVAESEKKKLKNPTPVDDEIKAKVCSAKREWGASWFEQYSILFCRGLKERRHDYFSWLRVTQVLATATILGLLWWQSGSNNPKELQDQAGLLFFIAVFWGFFPVFTAIFTFPQERAMLSKERAADMYRLSAYFVARTTSDLPLDLILPVLFLVVVYFMAGLRMNAGSFFLTVVTVFLCIVAAQGLGLAIGATLMDLKKATTLASVTVMTFMLAGGYFVKNVPVFISWLRYLSFNYHTYKLLLKVQYEHICDTVNGVRIDDGYKEVGALVAMVIGYRILAYLSLRRMKLQPGA, from the exons ATGGATAAGATGAATAATTCGACGACGAGTCTTATACGGACGAAATCCGACCAGCTGGTGGAGACGATCGCGGCGGCGCTGGGCGCAATCAAATCTCCGGTGTCTTCCGGTGGGGATGCGGCGGCGGACGGCAGCGGAAACCTGTCGCGGATGTCTAGCCGGCGGCTGGCGGCGGCGTCGCCGGGGCGGGGCAGCGGCAGCGTGGGGAGGAACACTCACATTCGGAAGTCGAGGAGCGCTCAGATGAAATTCGACGTGGACGACTTGAACAGCGGCGCCGCCCTGAGCCGCGCCTCCAGCGCCAGCCTTGGCTTCTCGTTCTCCTTCACCGGCTTCACCGTCCCCGCCGACGAGATCGCCGATTCGAAGCCGTTTAGCGACGACGAAATCG CTGAAGATCTTGAGGCAGGCAGGCAAAAGAAGAGACTCCAAACAGAACCCACAATGCCAATCTACCTCAAG TTCACAGATGTAACATACAAGGTGATACTGAAAGGCATAACGTCGACGGTGGAGAAAGATATTCTGTATGGGATCAATGGCTGTATTGCTCCAGGGGAAGTTCTAGCCCTGATGGGGCCATCTGGAAGTGGAAAGACTTCATTGCTGAGCCTACTAGGAGGGAGAGTGAGAGAACCCGCCCACGGTGGCTCGATCACTTACAATGATCAACCATATTCCAAGTCCCTAAAGTGCAG GATAGGGTTCGTGACTCAAGACGACGTTCTGTTTCCTCATCTCACCGTGAGGGAAACGCTGACTTATGCAGCTCGGTTGAGGCTTCCAAAGACTTTGACGAAAGAGGAAAAAGATCAAAGAGCATCGGATGTTATATACGAACTGGGACTAGAGAG CTGCCAAGACACAATGATAGGCGGCTCCTTTGTCCGAGGAGTCTCAGGTGGAGAAAGAAAGCGCGTGTGCATCGGAAATGAGATCATTATCAACCCATCACTCTTGTTCCTTGATGAACCAACCTCAGGCTTGGATTCTACCACTGCTTTGAGGATAGTGGACACATTGCACGACATAGCCGAGGCTGGTAAAACAGTGGTGACGACGATTCACCAGCCATCGAGCAGGCTCTTCCTTAAGTTCGACAAGCTGATTCTTCTGGGCAAAGGGAGTCTGCTATACTTTGGAAAGGTGTCAGAAGCAATGGTTTACTTCTCATCCATAGGATGTTCCCCTCTTATTGCGATGAACCCTGCAGAGTTCATGCTCGACCTTGCAAATGGAAACGTAACAGACATCTCTGTCCCCTCAGAGTTAGAGGACAAAGTGCAAATGGGGAACTCCACAACAGAAACAAAGAGTGGAAAACCAGCTCCAGCAGTTGTGCATGAG TATCTCGTGGAGGCCTATGAGACAAGGGTAGCTGAAAGTGAGAAGAAGAAACTTAAGAACCCGACCCCCGTTGATGACGAGATTAAGGCCAAAGTATGTTCTGCAAAGAGAGAATGGGGAGCAAGCTGGTTTGAACAATACTCCATACTATTCTGCAGAGGACTTAAAGAACGGAGGCACGACTACTTTAGCTGGTTGAGGGTAACTCAGGTTCTTGCGACCGCAACTATTTTGGGATTGCTATGGTGGCAATCTGGCAGCAATAACCCCAAAGAGCTGCAAGATCAG GCAGGTTTACTGTTCTTCATTGCCGTGTTTTGGGGATTTTTCCCGGTCTTCACAGCCATCTTTACATTTCCCCAAGAGAGAGCCATGCTGAGCAAGGAACGAGCAGCGGACATGTACAGATTGAGCGCATATTTCGTGGCAAGAACGACAAGCGACCTTCCACTCGACCTTATATTGCCAGTACTTTTCCTCGTGGTTGTATATTTCATGGCAGGGTTACGAATGAATGCTGGTTCATTTTTCCTGACTGTAGTAACAGTTTTTCTCTGCATTGTAGCAGCTCAG GGGCTGGGGCTAGCCATTGGTGCTACACTGATGGATTTAAAGAAGGCGACAACGTTGGCCTCGGTCACAGTGATGACCTTCATGTTGGCTGGAGGATACTTTGTGAAG AATGTTCCGGTGTTCATATCGTGGCTTCGCTATCTCTCTTTCAATTACCACACCTACAAACTTCTCCTGAAAGTGCAGTACGAGCATATATGTGACACGGTCAATGGGGTCAGAATAGACGACGGTTACAAGGAGGTTGGAGCGCTGGTAGCAATGGTGATAGGCTACAGAATTCTTGCTTACCTATCTTTGAGAAGGATGAAGCTCCAGCCAGGAGCTTAG
- the LOC121762821 gene encoding myosin-binding protein 7-like, translating to MELDDSLQSMSHVQCCDCGCSCSMTDTALSEMCLRSIKRKYDDVEEGNKFTVPGLVVPQNARVEVENECMALRETVSSQQQTIQDLLIELDEERNASSSAANEAMSMILRLQREKAEVHMEARQFKRFAEEKMAHDQQVALALDDLLYKREQAVHSLTCEIQAYKHRMLSFGLTESEADGEKVVGQNTSMTENLEGQYEFPGYDIYPPLKCNINESQAYPDGDDESADIEKYPFGETPHSRYELRDFEYRLNEFERSPTRTIEPDREYSGTKNMLEKVIVGQSPRWPNHLRKLSTDSSYSQFGMVKEMSPDFAPDSPKYGGSFRKTKFSHLDLNPNYRKVDSASEAGDDISDRVYTIDSIHQRSAVNGVMDHKGSDGSVYEDYSKSSQGSLDHSDVMDLQMQKLYARLQALEADRESMRQALISVGTDKAQMILLKEIAENLCKEMTPAKAMPIQKKPVTKGLSFVSLLKWVILWRRNARRSRYTFGMSARNEGLLILLDKGPRIGQRRVVSTLRN from the exons ATGGAGTTAGATGATTCGCTCCAATCCATGAGCCATGTCCAATGTTGTGACTGTGGTTGCAGCTGTTCAATGACGGACACTGCCTTATCTGAGATGTGTCTACGCTCTATCAAGCGTAAATATGATGACGTCGAGGAAGGAAACAAATTTACTGTCCCCGGACTTGTTGTGCCGCAAAATGCTCGTGTGGAGGTCGAAAATGAATGTATGGCACTGCGTGAAACAGTCAGCAGTCAGCAGCAGACTATCCAGGACCTCCTCATCGAATTAGATGAGGAGAGAAATGCATCTTCTTCAGCTGCAAACGAGGCCATGTCTATGATTCTGAGGCTGCAGAGGGAGAAGGCAGAGGTTCACATGGAGGCAAGGCAGTTTAAGAGGTTTGCGGAGGAGAAAATGGCACATGATCAGCAAGTGGCATTGGCATTGGACGATTTGTTGTATAAGAGGGAACAGGCCGTCCATTCACTTACCTGTGAGATTCAGGCCTACAAACACAGGATGTTGAGTTTTGGGCTCACAGAGTCTGAAGCCGATGGAGAAAAGGTTGTGGGCCAAAACACAAGCATGACTGAGAACCTAGAGGGACAATATGAGTTTCCTGGATACGATATTTACCCACCTCTCAAGTGCAATATAAATGAATCTCAAGCTTATCCAGATGGTGATGATGAAAGTGCTGACATTGAGAAATACCCCTTTGGGGAAACTCCACACTCTCGGTATGAGCTGAGGGATTTCGAGTACAGGCTCAATGAATTTGAGCGAAGTCCTACTAGAACCATCGAGCCTGATAGGGAATACTCTGGCACAAAAAATATGCTTGAAAAGGTTATTGTTGGTCAATCTCCAAGATGGCCTAATCATCTTAGGAAGTTATCTACTGATAGCTCATATTCACAATTTGGAATGGTGAAAGAAATGAGTCCAGATTTTGCGCCTGATTCCCCAAAATATGGCGGCAGTTTCAGGAAGACGAAATTTTCCCATTTGGATTTGAACCCTAATTACAGGAAAGTGGATAGTGCATCTGAAGCTGGAGATGACATAAGTGACAGAGTTTACACAATAGATTCCATCCATCAACGGTCTGCAGTTAATGGTGTCATGGATCATAAGGGTTCTGATGGATCCGTATATGAGGACTATTCAAAAAGTTCCCAGGGTTCACTAGACCACTCTGATGTCATGGACCTACAGATGCAGAAACTGTATGCAAGGCTTCAGGCTCTTGAAGCTGATAGAGAATCAATGAGGCAGGCTCTTATCTCTGTTGGAACTGATAAAGCACAAATGATTTTGCTGAAAGAGATAGCTGAGAACTTGTGCAAAGAAATGACACCAGCAAAAGCAATGCCTATCCAGAAGAAGCCAGTAACTAAGGGTTTAAGCTTCGTTTCCTTATTGAAG TGGGTCATATTATGGAGAAGGAATGCACGCAGAAGCAG GTACACGTTCGGGATGTCTGCCAGGAATGAAGGTTTGCTAATCCTTTTAGACAAAGGTCCTCGTATCGGACAACGCAGGGTTGTGTCAACACTGCGAAACTAA